From a region of the Kaistia sp. 32K genome:
- a CDS encoding aspartate carbamoyltransferase catalytic subunit: MNALKSSPAAVFAHRHLLGIEGLLPEEIIALLDLAEQAVEVSRQVEKKKSVLRGRTQINLFFEASTRTQSSFELAGKRLGADVMNMSVGSSSVKKGETLIDTAMTLNAMNPDILVVRHHAAGAVHLLAQKVGCSVINAGDGAHEHPTQALLDALTIRRHKGPIHDLTVAICGDILHSRVARSNIMLLNALGARVRCIGPSTLLPKGLDRLGVEIFTDMRKGLVDADIVMMLRLQRERMDGSFVPSVREYFHFFGLDAEKLAIAKPDALVMHPGPMNRGVEIDSAIADGPQSLIRDQVEMGVAVRMAVLEALAQNLPNG, encoded by the coding sequence ATGAACGCGCTCAAATCAAGTCCCGCCGCAGTGTTCGCGCATCGCCACCTGCTAGGCATCGAAGGTCTCCTGCCCGAGGAGATCATCGCCCTTCTCGACCTCGCCGAACAGGCCGTCGAAGTCAGCCGACAGGTAGAGAAGAAAAAATCCGTCCTGCGCGGACGCACCCAGATCAACCTGTTCTTCGAGGCCTCGACGCGGACGCAGTCCTCGTTCGAACTCGCCGGAAAGCGCCTCGGCGCCGACGTCATGAACATGTCGGTCGGCTCGTCCTCGGTGAAGAAGGGCGAGACGCTCATCGACACCGCGATGACGCTGAACGCGATGAACCCGGACATCCTGGTCGTCCGCCATCACGCCGCCGGCGCGGTGCACCTGCTCGCGCAGAAGGTCGGCTGCTCGGTGATCAACGCCGGCGACGGCGCGCATGAGCACCCGACCCAGGCGCTGCTCGATGCGCTGACGATCCGCCGCCACAAGGGCCCGATCCACGACCTCACGGTCGCGATCTGCGGCGACATCCTGCATTCGCGCGTCGCCCGCTCGAACATCATGCTTTTGAACGCGCTCGGCGCGCGGGTCCGCTGCATCGGGCCGTCGACGCTGCTGCCGAAGGGCCTCGATCGCCTCGGCGTCGAGATCTTCACCGACATGCGCAAGGGCCTCGTCGACGCCGACATCGTCATGATGCTGCGCCTGCAGCGCGAGCGCATGGACGGCTCCTTCGTGCCGTCGGTGCGGGAGTATTTCCACTTCTTCGGCCTCGATGCGGAAAAGCTCGCCATTGCAAAGCCCGACGCGCTGGTGATGCATCCGGGCCCGATGAACCGGGGCGTCGAGATCGACTCGGCCATCGCCGATGGTCCGCAGAGCCTGATCCGCGACCAGGTCGAGATGGGCGTCGCCGTGCGCATGGCGGTGCTCGAAGCCCTGGCCCAGAACCTTCCGAACGGATGA
- a CDS encoding DUF983 domain-containing protein yields the protein MNEWISSAAATARPKRPLAQAMTRGFLCRCPACGQGRLFNGYLTVVDACAACGEDLSHQRADDAPPYFTITIVAHIIVPLMLIVEMAWHLSNATHLAIWLPLTAILTLGLLRPIKGSVVGLQWAMYMHGFDPEGDPDEHGLAPRPPDNR from the coding sequence ATGAACGAGTGGATCAGCAGCGCGGCGGCGACGGCCCGGCCCAAGCGTCCGTTGGCGCAGGCCATGACCCGCGGCTTCCTGTGCCGTTGCCCGGCCTGTGGTCAGGGCCGCCTCTTCAACGGCTACCTGACCGTCGTCGATGCGTGCGCCGCCTGCGGCGAGGACCTGTCGCACCAGCGCGCCGATGACGCCCCGCCCTATTTCACCATCACCATCGTCGCCCACATCATCGTGCCGCTGATGCTGATCGTCGAGATGGCCTGGCATCTCTCCAACGCGACGCATCTGGCGATCTGGCTGCCGCTGACGGCGATCCTCACGCTTGGATTGCTGCGGCCGATCAAGGGATCGGTGGTCGGCCTGCAATGGGCGATGTACATGCACGGCTTCGATCCGGAAGGCGACCCGGACGAGCACGGCCTGGCGCCGCGTCCGCCCGACAACCGGTAG
- a CDS encoding MFS transporter translates to MTMAPERRTDGGGMIGLVAAIGSVAAVGLGFSITLPLLALTLEDRGISSTWIGLNTATWGLAAIAITPFVSKLAARIGTAQLLALAILVLAATLPLFFLSPFWVWFVLRLVAGAAVTITFVLSEFWISSAAPPARRGVVMGVYASVLSGGFALGPVILSLTGTQGLFPFALGSVVLTLGIIPVLCGLRVAPKLDRREKHSFGRFLFLAPAATGAALLFGTIETGAFSLLPIYGQRVGHTREMVILLGIGVTIGNILLQMPMGMLSDRMNRRTLLMIIAAFGIVGAAILPLVAASFWPLMIALAIWGGVIGSLYTVGLAHLGSRFRGSDLAAANAAFVFCYSLGGLVGPATLGVAMDIWNPHGFAAGLGLFFGAYLLMLIIRMGRARRAQNLP, encoded by the coding sequence ATGACCATGGCACCCGAGCGACGGACCGATGGCGGTGGCATGATCGGCCTCGTCGCCGCCATCGGATCGGTCGCAGCCGTCGGCCTCGGCTTCTCGATCACGCTGCCGCTCCTGGCGCTGACACTCGAAGACCGGGGCATCTCCTCGACCTGGATCGGCCTCAACACCGCCACCTGGGGCCTGGCCGCGATCGCCATCACCCCCTTCGTCTCGAAGCTGGCGGCGCGAATCGGCACGGCGCAGCTGCTGGCGCTGGCGATCCTCGTCCTCGCCGCGACGCTGCCGCTCTTCTTCCTCTCGCCGTTCTGGGTCTGGTTCGTGCTGCGCCTCGTCGCCGGCGCCGCCGTCACCATCACCTTCGTGCTGTCCGAGTTCTGGATCAGTTCGGCGGCGCCGCCGGCGCGGCGCGGCGTCGTCATGGGCGTCTACGCCTCGGTGCTTTCCGGCGGCTTCGCGCTCGGCCCGGTGATTCTGTCGCTGACCGGCACGCAGGGCCTGTTCCCCTTCGCGCTCGGCTCGGTCGTGCTGACGCTCGGCATCATTCCGGTGCTCTGCGGCCTCCGCGTCGCGCCGAAGCTCGACCGCCGCGAGAAGCATTCCTTCGGCCGTTTCCTGTTCCTTGCGCCTGCCGCGACCGGCGCCGCCCTGCTCTTCGGCACGATCGAGACGGGCGCCTTCTCGCTGCTGCCGATCTACGGCCAGCGCGTCGGCCATACGCGGGAAATGGTGATCCTGCTCGGCATCGGCGTCACCATCGGCAACATCCTGCTGCAGATGCCGATGGGCATGCTGTCGGACCGGATGAACCGCAGGACGCTCCTGATGATCATCGCCGCCTTCGGCATTGTCGGCGCGGCGATCCTGCCGCTGGTGGCCGCCTCGTTCTGGCCGCTGATGATCGCGCTCGCCATCTGGGGCGGCGTCATCGGCTCGCTCTATACCGTCGGCCTCGCCCATCTCGGCTCGCGTTTCCGCGGCTCCGATCTCGCCGCCGCCAACGCCGCCTTCGTGTTCTGCTACTCGCTCGGCGGGCTGGTCGGCCCGGCGACGCTCGGCGTCGCCATGGACATCTGGAATCCGCACGGTTTCGCCGCCGGGCTGGGCCTGTTCTTCGGCGCCTACCTCCTGATGCTGATCATTCGCATGGGACGAGCGCGCCGGGCGCAGAACCTTCCTTGA
- the rpmG gene encoding 50S ribosomal protein L33, with product MAKATTIKIKLVSSADTGFFYVTKKNSRTMTEKFSAKKYDPVARKHVEFREAKIK from the coding sequence ATGGCCAAGGCCACCACGATCAAGATCAAGCTCGTGAGCTCCGCTGACACCGGCTTCTTCTATGTCACGAAGAAGAACTCGCGCACGATGACCGAGAAGTTCTCGGCCAAGAAGTACGACCCGGTAGCGCGCAAGCACGTCGAGTTCCGCGAAGCCAAGATCAAGTAA
- a CDS encoding response regulator: protein MAKTVLVVEDNELNMKLFHDLLEAHGYNIIQTRNGLEALELARTYRPDLILMDIQLPEVSGLEVTKWIKEDDELRAIPIIAVTAFAMKGDEERIRQGGCEAYLSKPISIGKFIETVKTYIGDN from the coding sequence ATGGCAAAGACCGTTCTCGTGGTGGAAGACAACGAGCTCAACATGAAGCTCTTCCACGACCTGCTCGAAGCGCATGGCTACAACATCATCCAGACCCGCAACGGACTGGAAGCGCTGGAGCTCGCCCGTACCTACCGTCCCGACCTGATCCTGATGGACATCCAGCTGCCGGAAGTTTCCGGCCTGGAAGTGACGAAATGGATCAAGGAGGATGACGAGCTGCGCGCCATCCCGATCATCGCCGTCACCGCCTTCGCCATGAAGGGCGACGAGGAACGCATCCGCCAGGGCGGCTGCGAGGCCTACCTCTCCAAGCCGATCTCGATCGGCAAGTTCATCGAGACGGTGAAAACCTATATCGGCGACAATTGA
- a CDS encoding DUF3572 domain-containing protein, whose translation MIRQKEPPLDLEGAERLAIEALAFLASEPEELGRFLALVGLGPETLRDAASDPGFLSGVLEFFLENESLLLVFAARANIRPTMIAAARYLLDREITE comes from the coding sequence ATGATCCGGCAGAAGGAGCCGCCGCTCGACCTCGAGGGCGCAGAGCGGCTGGCGATCGAGGCGCTGGCGTTCCTCGCGTCCGAACCCGAGGAGCTGGGCCGCTTCCTGGCGCTCGTTGGCCTCGGGCCGGAGACGCTGCGCGACGCGGCGAGCGACCCCGGATTTCTCTCCGGCGTGCTGGAATTCTTCCTGGAGAACGAGTCGCTGCTTCTCGTTTTCGCAGCGCGCGCCAACATCCGGCCGACGATGATCGCCGCCGCGCGTTACCTGCTCGACCGGGAAATCACGGAATGA
- a CDS encoding GNAT family N-acetyltransferase, which translates to MSETIALDLDGYTDLPPGRIANVVTYLEMKARPAPSTEAETASSRTVRHVKKPELAAYRKLYARIGTDWLWFSRAVMTDDALAAVLARPTTEIHFLEQDGEPVGLAELHRGEGGPADVEIAMFGVVPEATGTGAARQLMLAALAAAWGGGTERVWLHTCSFDHPAALRFYRRSGFTPFKFAIEVSTDPRLDGHLPRTAGPHVALIDPASTD; encoded by the coding sequence ATGAGCGAGACGATCGCGCTCGACCTCGACGGCTATACCGACCTGCCGCCCGGCCGCATCGCCAATGTCGTCACCTATCTGGAGATGAAGGCCCGCCCTGCCCCATCGACCGAAGCGGAAACGGCGAGCAGCCGCACGGTGCGCCATGTCAAAAAGCCGGAGCTCGCCGCGTACCGCAAGCTCTATGCCCGCATCGGCACGGATTGGCTGTGGTTTTCCCGCGCCGTCATGACCGACGACGCGCTGGCGGCTGTTCTCGCCAGGCCGACGACCGAGATCCATTTCCTCGAGCAGGACGGCGAGCCGGTCGGCCTTGCCGAGCTGCATCGCGGCGAAGGTGGCCCGGCTGATGTCGAGATCGCGATGTTCGGGGTGGTGCCGGAAGCGACGGGCACCGGCGCGGCGCGCCAGTTGATGCTTGCGGCGCTTGCCGCGGCCTGGGGCGGAGGAACGGAGCGCGTCTGGCTCCACACCTGCTCCTTCGACCATCCGGCCGCCCTGCGCTTCTACAGGCGATCCGGCTTCACGCCGTTCAAGTTCGCGATCGAGGTGTCGACCGACCCGCGCCTCGACGGTCACCTGCCGCGAACGGCGGGCCCGCATGTCGCGTTGATCGATCCGGCCTCGACGGACTGA
- a CDS encoding flagellar export protein FliJ, translated as MKSRESLIRLKRFQADEKRRQVNQIQTMVAEFERMARDLEDQINVEQERAGIRDTSHFAYPTFAKAAMQRRDNLRASAQDLESQLAAAQEGLDLALDELKKVELMVVRDQDRERSAATPGQRPPAPDLAARRANRSSAAERRSW; from the coding sequence ATGAAGTCGCGTGAGAGCCTCATTCGGCTGAAGCGGTTCCAGGCCGACGAAAAGCGCCGGCAGGTAAACCAGATCCAGACGATGGTCGCCGAGTTCGAGCGCATGGCGCGCGATCTCGAGGACCAGATCAACGTCGAGCAGGAGCGGGCCGGCATCCGCGATACCTCCCATTTCGCCTATCCGACCTTCGCCAAGGCGGCGATGCAGCGGCGCGACAATCTCCGCGCCTCGGCGCAGGATCTCGAGAGCCAGCTCGCCGCCGCCCAGGAAGGGCTCGACCTCGCCCTCGACGAACTGAAGAAGGTCGAGCTGATGGTGGTCCGCGACCAGGACCGGGAACGCAGCGCCGCGACGCCCGGCCAGCGCCCGCCCGCGCCGGATCTCGCCGCCCGCCGCGCCAACCGCTCGTCCGCCGCCGAACGCCGCTCCTGGTAG
- the ctrA gene encoding response regulator transcription factor CtrA, with protein MRVLLIEDDSATAQSIELMLKSENFNVYTTDLGEEGVDLGKLYDYDIILLDLNLPDMSGYEVLRSLRVAKVKTPILILSGLAGIEDKVRGLGFGADDYMTKPFHKDELVARIHAIVRRSKGHAQSVIITGELTVNLDTKTVEVHGSRVHLTGKEYQMLELLSLRKGTTLTKEMFLNHLYGGMDEPELKIIDVFICKLRKKLATATNGLNYIETVWGRGYVLREPDEAEMRASA; from the coding sequence ATGCGAGTTCTGCTGATCGAGGACGACAGCGCCACTGCGCAGAGCATCGAGTTGATGCTCAAGTCCGAGAATTTTAACGTCTACACGACGGATCTCGGCGAAGAGGGTGTCGATCTCGGCAAGCTCTACGACTACGACATCATCCTGCTCGACCTGAACCTGCCCGACATGTCGGGATACGAGGTTCTCCGGTCGCTGCGGGTTGCCAAGGTCAAGACGCCGATCCTGATCCTCTCCGGCCTCGCCGGCATCGAGGACAAGGTGCGCGGTCTCGGCTTCGGCGCCGACGACTACATGACCAAGCCCTTCCACAAGGACGAGCTCGTTGCGCGCATCCATGCGATCGTGCGCCGCTCGAAGGGCCACGCCCAGTCGGTCATCATCACCGGCGAGCTGACCGTCAATCTCGACACCAAGACGGTCGAGGTGCATGGCAGCCGCGTGCATCTGACGGGCAAGGAATACCAGATGCTGGAGCTGCTCTCGCTCCGCAAGGGCACGACGCTGACCAAGGAGATGTTCCTGAACCATCTCTATGGCGGCATGGACGAGCCCGAGCTGAAGATCATCGACGTGTTCATCTGCAAGCTGCGCAAGAAGCTGGCAACCGCCACCAACGGCCTCAACTACATCGAGACCGTGTGGGGCCGCGGCTACGTGTTGCGCGAGCCCGATGAAGCCGAGATGCGCGCAAGCGCATAG
- the chpT gene encoding histidine phosphotransferase ChpT: MTNEIELEALDLAALLCSRVCHDIISPVGAINNGLEVLDEETSEEMKSFAFDLIRKSARQASAKLQFARLAFGAAGSAGAEIDIGDAEKVARGYMEGEKAAFEWTAPRALMPKNQVKLILNLVLMAVAAVPRGGLIKVTITGEPAKPDVIFHCSGPSARIPAAFEKLIPGAIVDVNIDAHAVQPYYAGLLARTCGMTVAAVLDGTDVIITARSTAEEPVAEAEVVAEAKADAETTEANTPASTEV; encoded by the coding sequence ATGACCAATGAGATCGAACTCGAAGCCCTCGATCTCGCGGCGCTGCTCTGCAGTCGCGTCTGCCACGACATCATTTCGCCGGTCGGCGCGATCAACAACGGCCTCGAGGTTCTCGACGAAGAGACCAGCGAGGAGATGAAGAGCTTCGCCTTCGACCTGATCCGCAAGAGCGCGCGCCAGGCCTCCGCCAAGCTGCAGTTCGCCCGCCTCGCCTTTGGCGCCGCCGGCTCCGCCGGCGCCGAGATCGACATCGGCGACGCCGAGAAGGTGGCGCGCGGCTACATGGAAGGCGAGAAGGCCGCGTTCGAATGGACGGCGCCGCGCGCGCTGATGCCGAAGAACCAGGTCAAGCTGATCCTCAACCTGGTGCTGATGGCGGTCGCGGCCGTGCCGCGCGGCGGCTTGATCAAGGTGACGATCACCGGCGAGCCGGCCAAGCCGGACGTCATCTTCCACTGCTCGGGTCCGAGCGCCCGCATCCCGGCCGCGTTCGAAAAGCTCATTCCCGGCGCGATCGTCGACGTCAACATCGATGCGCATGCCGTGCAGCCCTACTATGCCGGTCTGCTGGCGCGTACCTGCGGCATGACCGTCGCCGCCGTGCTGGACGGCACCGACGTGATCATCACGGCGCGTTCGACGGCTGAGGAGCCTGTGGCCGAGGCGGAAGTCGTCGCGGAAGCCAAGGCCGACGCGGAGACGACCGAAGCCAATACGCCGGCCTCGACCGAGGTGTGA
- a CDS encoding DUF1134 domain-containing protein — protein sequence MFRSLRLTFFLALIALAAPILALRPALAQSPDSYSSDELVNTGHKFFGEVSGSLASVVEHAVSKYGLPNGYILGEQGSGALFAGLRYGNGTLYTKNAGQHQVFFQGPSLGWDIGGDGSRVMMLVYNLPSISAIYDRFGGVNGSAYLVGGVGMTVLSRDNVFIVPIVSGLGARLGFNVGYLKFTDRQTWNPF from the coding sequence ATGTTTCGCAGCCTGCGTCTTACGTTCTTCCTCGCGCTGATCGCGCTGGCCGCGCCAATCCTCGCGCTCCGGCCGGCGCTTGCCCAGAGCCCCGACAGCTATTCCTCCGACGAGCTGGTCAATACCGGACACAAGTTCTTCGGCGAGGTGTCGGGCAGCCTCGCCTCGGTGGTCGAGCATGCCGTCTCGAAATACGGCCTGCCGAACGGCTACATTCTCGGCGAACAGGGCTCGGGAGCGCTGTTCGCCGGCCTGCGCTACGGCAACGGCACGCTCTACACCAAGAATGCCGGCCAACATCAGGTGTTCTTCCAGGGCCCCTCGCTCGGCTGGGACATCGGCGGCGACGGCTCGCGCGTCATGATGCTCGTCTACAACCTCCCCTCGATCAGCGCGATCTACGACCGCTTCGGCGGCGTCAACGGCTCGGCCTATCTGGTCGGCGGCGTCGGCATGACGGTGCTCTCGCGCGACAACGTCTTCATCGTGCCGATCGTCTCGGGCCTCGGCGCCCGCCTCGGCTTCAATGTCGGCTACCTGAAGTTCACCGATCGCCAGACCTGGAACCCGTTCTGA
- a CDS encoding NAD-dependent epimerase/dehydratase family protein yields the protein MTKNRIALVVGATGGIGGAVARALVDRGWTVRGLNRQPEAAARKPGGEGIEWVKGDAMNAEDVIAAAKGASIVFHGANPPGYRNWQGLALPMLESTIAAAKAAGARIVFPGTIYNFGPDALPSVDEQSPQRPTTRKGKIRVAMEKRLRETAAAGTPVLIVRAGDFFGPVAGNNWFGAGIVKAGKPVTRISYPGRPEVGHDWAYLPDLAETFLRLIERADELAPFEVFHFRGHYFDRGIAIAEAVRTAIGRPDMKIGRFPWFAIYLAAPFVEMFRELIEVRYLWTERLELDNRKLVRFLGAEPHTPLIEALTEALRGMGCMPVALPRPVGTGLAVR from the coding sequence ATGACGAAAAACAGGATCGCACTGGTTGTCGGCGCGACCGGCGGCATCGGCGGCGCGGTGGCCCGCGCGCTGGTCGACCGGGGCTGGACCGTGCGCGGCCTCAACCGGCAGCCGGAGGCGGCCGCGCGGAAGCCGGGCGGCGAGGGCATCGAATGGGTCAAGGGCGACGCCATGAACGCCGAGGACGTCATCGCGGCGGCCAAGGGCGCCTCGATCGTCTTCCATGGCGCCAATCCGCCGGGATACCGGAACTGGCAGGGGCTGGCGCTGCCGATGCTCGAAAGCACGATCGCGGCGGCCAAGGCGGCCGGGGCGCGCATCGTCTTTCCCGGCACCATCTATAATTTCGGGCCCGACGCGCTGCCCTCGGTCGACGAGCAATCGCCGCAGCGGCCGACCACGCGGAAGGGCAAAATCCGCGTCGCCATGGAAAAGCGGCTGCGCGAGACGGCGGCGGCGGGAACGCCGGTGCTGATCGTCCGCGCCGGCGATTTCTTCGGTCCCGTGGCCGGCAACAACTGGTTCGGCGCCGGCATCGTCAAGGCGGGCAAGCCGGTGACGCGGATCTCCTATCCCGGCCGCCCCGAGGTCGGGCATGACTGGGCCTATCTGCCGGATCTCGCCGAGACCTTCCTGCGGCTGATCGAGCGCGCGGACGAGCTGGCGCCGTTCGAGGTCTTCCATTTCCGCGGCCATTATTTCGATCGCGGCATCGCCATCGCCGAGGCCGTGCGGACGGCGATCGGCCGGCCGGACATGAAGATCGGCCGGTTTCCCTGGTTCGCGATCTATCTCGCGGCGCCCTTCGTCGAGATGTTCCGGGAGCTGATCGAGGTGCGCTATCTCTGGACCGAGCGGCTGGAGCTCGACAATCGCAAGCTCGTCCGCTTTTTGGGCGCGGAGCCGCATACGCCGCTGATCGAGGCTTTGACGGAGGCGCTTCGCGGCATGGGCTGCATGCCGGTCGCGCTTCCCCGGCCGGTCGGCACCGGCCTCGCGGTCCGCTGA
- a CDS encoding LysR family transcriptional regulator, with amino-acid sequence MMTPSWDHLRSFLAVLGDGSLSGAARLLRLTQPTVGRHIDELEQALGVVLFTRSRAGLTPTEAALELAPHAETMAAAAETLVRAASAEAKEDRGTVRLTASEVVGTEILPAILAPFMERHPRIAIELVVSNRNEDLLRREADIAVRNVRPTQGALLARRIGTIDIGLHAHRSYLARRGTPRTLAEMTGHTLIGYDRDSPAIQALRALGLPLSREMFSLRTDSDTTQLAAIRAGLGIGGCQSPLAARDPDLVRLVPEEFAYPLECWVAMHEDLRSVRRMRLVFDHLVAGLDAYVHGRNPAP; translated from the coding sequence ATGATGACGCCATCCTGGGATCATCTCCGCTCGTTTCTCGCCGTGCTCGGCGACGGCAGCCTCTCCGGCGCCGCGCGCCTTCTGCGCCTGACCCAGCCGACGGTCGGCCGCCATATCGACGAGCTGGAACAGGCGCTCGGCGTGGTGCTGTTCACCCGGTCGCGCGCCGGCCTGACCCCGACCGAGGCGGCGCTCGAGCTGGCGCCGCATGCCGAAACGATGGCGGCGGCGGCCGAGACCTTGGTGCGCGCCGCATCGGCGGAAGCGAAGGAAGATCGCGGCACGGTGCGGCTGACCGCGAGCGAGGTGGTCGGCACCGAGATCCTGCCGGCGATCCTCGCGCCCTTCATGGAGCGGCATCCGCGGATCGCCATCGAGCTGGTGGTTTCCAACCGCAACGAGGATCTGCTGCGACGGGAGGCCGACATCGCCGTGCGCAATGTCCGGCCGACGCAGGGCGCGCTGCTGGCGCGCAGGATCGGCACCATCGACATCGGGCTGCATGCCCATCGCAGCTATCTGGCGCGACGCGGCACGCCGCGGACCCTGGCGGAAATGACCGGCCATACGCTGATCGGCTACGACCGTGATTCACCCGCCATCCAGGCGCTGCGGGCGCTGGGCCTGCCGCTCTCGCGCGAGATGTTCAGCCTGCGCACCGACAGCGATACGACGCAGTTGGCCGCGATCCGCGCCGGCCTCGGCATCGGCGGCTGCCAGAGCCCGCTCGCGGCGCGGGATCCCGATCTCGTCCGCCTGGTGCCGGAGGAGTTCGCCTATCCGCTCGAATGCTGGGTCGCCATGCATGAGGATCTCAGATCGGTGCGACGCATGCGCCTCGTCTTCGACCATCTCGTCGCCGGCCTCGACGCCTATGTGCACGGCCGCAATCCGGCGCCATGA
- a CDS encoding esterase-like activity of phytase family protein, which yields MPLRSLIAAAALTTIAGAAVAAETFPAKLAGHAYLPAMTLIAPPADAPRDAIVSGKFTGKTRNEVPMSVMGDVGAAYGSHPTGISLPFVGQPVQGLSGFAMNRAPDGSIYTLTDNGFGTKANSPDAMLFFHRMKPDFATGKVERLESVFLRDPDHKVPFRIAYEGTDSRYLTGADFDPESIQVLGDEVWIGEEFGPYIVRATLDGRVLAVYPTLLDGEVLRGPDTPGVVVPAVPGKDFRVQRSGGYEGMALQPKTNLLWAMLEKPLLGEDGKPEGDFLRVMTFDTGKGAWTGDSYRFRLADGATAIGDFNFIDDTRALVIERDNGEGDPSLACKTDDKSACYPIPAKVKNIVLVDTASIDKDGAIRRIAQIDLMNIADPDGKAIVKTAADRDLTGVFTFPFFTIEDVMLYDDKHILVANDNNLPFSGGREIGKAANNEFILLDVADFLAAK from the coding sequence ATGCCGTTGCGTTCCCTGATTGCCGCCGCCGCGCTCACCACGATCGCCGGTGCGGCTGTCGCAGCCGAGACGTTCCCCGCCAAGCTCGCCGGCCATGCCTATCTTCCGGCCATGACCCTGATCGCGCCGCCGGCCGACGCGCCGCGCGACGCCATCGTCTCCGGCAAGTTCACCGGCAAGACGCGCAACGAAGTGCCGATGAGCGTGATGGGCGATGTCGGCGCCGCCTATGGCAGCCATCCGACCGGCATCTCGCTGCCCTTCGTCGGCCAGCCGGTGCAGGGCCTGTCGGGCTTCGCCATGAACCGCGCCCCGGACGGCTCGATCTACACGCTGACTGACAACGGCTTCGGCACCAAGGCGAACAGCCCCGACGCGATGCTGTTCTTCCATCGCATGAAGCCGGATTTCGCGACCGGCAAGGTCGAGCGGCTGGAATCGGTCTTCCTGCGCGATCCCGACCACAAGGTGCCGTTCCGCATCGCCTATGAGGGCACGGACAGCCGCTACCTGACCGGCGCCGACTTCGATCCGGAGAGCATCCAGGTGCTCGGCGACGAAGTCTGGATCGGCGAGGAGTTCGGCCCCTACATCGTCCGCGCCACGCTCGACGGTCGCGTGCTCGCCGTCTATCCGACGCTCCTCGACGGCGAGGTCCTGCGCGGACCCGACACGCCGGGCGTCGTCGTTCCCGCCGTTCCCGGCAAGGACTTCCGCGTGCAGCGTTCCGGCGGCTATGAGGGCATGGCCCTGCAGCCGAAGACCAACCTGCTCTGGGCGATGCTCGAGAAGCCGCTGCTCGGCGAGGACGGCAAGCCGGAGGGCGATTTCCTCCGTGTCATGACCTTCGACACCGGCAAGGGCGCCTGGACGGGCGACAGCTACCGCTTCCGCCTCGCCGACGGCGCGACCGCGATCGGCGACTTCAACTTCATCGACGACACGCGCGCGCTGGTGATCGAGCGCGACAATGGCGAGGGCGATCCGAGCCTCGCCTGCAAGACCGACGACAAGTCGGCCTGCTATCCGATCCCGGCCAAGGTCAAGAACATCGTCCTGGTCGACACCGCCAGCATCGACAAGGACGGCGCCATCCGCCGCATCGCCCAGATCGACCTGATGAACATCGCCGATCCGGACGGCAAGGCGATCGTCAAGACCGCCGCCGATCGCGACCTCACGGGCGTCTTCACCTTCCCGTTCTTCACCATCGAGGACGTGATGCTCTACGACGACAAGCACATCCTGGTGGCGAACGACAACAACCTGCCGTTCTCGGGCGGCCGCGAGATCGGCAAGGCCGCCAACAACGAGTTCATCCTGCTCGACGTCGCGGATTTCCTCGCCGCCAAGTAA